From the Prunus dulcis chromosome 4, ALMONDv2, whole genome shotgun sequence genome, one window contains:
- the LOC117625124 gene encoding 60S ribosomal protein L8-3-like, with amino-acid sequence MGRVIRAQRKGAGSVFKSHTHHRKGPARFRSLDFGERNGYLKGVVTEIIHDPGRGAPLARVSFRHPFRYKKQNELFVAAEGIYTGQFIYCGKKANLVVGNVLPLRSIPEGAVVCNVEHHVGDRGTLARASGDYAVVISHNPDNDTSRIKLPSGAKKIVPSGCRAMIGQVAGGGRTEKPMLKAGNAYHKFRVKRNCWPKVRGVAMNPVEHPHGGGNHQHIGHASTVRRDAPPGQKVGLIAARRTGRLRGQAAATASKADKA; translated from the exons ATGGGAAGAGTCATCAGAGCTCAGCGTAAGGGTGCCGGGTCCGTCTTCAAGTCCCACACTCACCACCGCAAGGGTCCTGCCCGGTTCCGGAGCCTCGACTTCGGCGAGCGCAACGGCTACCTCAAGGGCGTCGTCACTGAGATTATCCACGACCCGGGTCGTGGTGCCCCGCTCGCCCGAGTCAGCTTCCGCCATCCTTTCCGATACAAGAAGCAGAACGAGCTCTTCGTCGCCGCTGAGGGTATCTACACTGGCCAGTTCATCTACTGTGGGAAGAAGGCCAATCTGGTCGTCGGAAATGTGTTGCCTCTCAGATCGATCCCAGAAGGAGCTGTCGTCTGCAACGTCGAGCACCATGTTGGTGACCGTGGAACCCTTGCTAGGGCTTCTGGTGACTACGCTGTTGTTATCAGCCACAACCCTGATAACGATACCTCCAG GATCAAGCTTCCTTCTGGTGCGAAGAAGATTGTGCCAAGTGGCTGCAGGGCAATGATTGGGCAGGTTGCCGGCGGTGGTAGGACTGAAAAGCCAATGCTCAAGGCTGGTAATGCATACCACAAATTCAGAGTGAAGAGGAACTGCTGGCCAAAGGTTCGTGGTGTGGCTATGAACCCAGTTGAGCATCCTCACGGAGGAGGTAACCACCAGCATATTGGACATGCAAGTACAGTCAGACGTGATGCTCCTCCTGGCCAGAAGGTTGGTCTCATTGCTGCAAGGAGAACAGGAAGACTTAGAGGACAAGCTGCTGCCACTGCCTCCAAGGCTGACAAGGCTTAA
- the LOC117625126 gene encoding protein G1-like1, with protein MSAAAAAAAAAVCRSGSTTSSSSGADNYHHHQQQQHRPLVTPSLTAAQPVLSRYESQKRRDWITFGQYLKNHKPPLTLSRCSGAHVLEFLRYLDQFGKTKVHADVCPFYGHPHPPAPCPCPLRQAWGSLDALIGRLRAAFEENGGQPETNPFGARAVRLYLREVRDSQAKARGIAYEKKRKKVGASQQQQQQQQQQQQQQDELGEEQQGQHGNFGSSGYGNGVLGGGSDGSSNRVVFVGAASSTAARGSMIPLSALN; from the coding sequence ATGTCAGCAGCAGCCGCCGCCGCTGCAGCTGCAGTCTGCCGCTCCGGCTCGACCACCAGCAGCTCCAGCGGCGCCGACaactaccaccaccaccaacaacaacaacaccgACCGTTAGTGACGCCGTCACTAACGGCAGCGCAGCCGGTGCTAAGCAGGTACGAGTCGCAAAAGCGGCGTGACTGGATCACGTTCGGGCAGTATCTCAAGAACCACAAGCCGCCGCTGACGCTGTCGCGGTGCAGCGGGGCCCACGTGCTGGAGTTCCTCCGGTACCTAGACCAGTTCGGGAAGACCAAGGTCCACGCGGACGTTTGTCCGTTCTACGGGCACCCCCACCCTCCCGCGCCCTGCCCCTGCCCGCTGCGCCAGGCGTGGGGCAGCCTCGACGCGCTCATTGGCCGGCTGCGGGCAGCGTTCGAGGAGAACGGCGGACAGCCCGAGACCAACCCGTTTGGAGCGCGGGCGGTGAGGTTGTATCTGAGGGAGGTGAGGGACAGCCAGGCCAAGGCCAGGGGTATTGCctatgagaagaagaggaagaaagtaGGGGCATCgcaacaacaacagcagcaacagcaacagcaacagcagcagcaggatGAGCTGGGGGAGGAGCAGCAGGGGCAACATGGTAATTTCGGTTCATCAGGTTATGGCAATGGTGTTCTCGGTGGGGGAAGTGATGGATCATCAAATAGGGTTGTGTTTGTTGGGGCTGCTTCTTCCACTGCTGCTAGGGGCTCTATGATCCCTTTGTCAGCGCTAAACTAA